From the Flavimarina sp. Hel_I_48 genome, one window contains:
- the rlmB gene encoding 23S rRNA (guanosine(2251)-2'-O)-methyltransferase RlmB: MSKETNIYGTRAIIEAIKAKKEIGKIYLQKGISNPLSKQLEHLIKDEGISVSYVPEEKLHKLSSQNHQGAIATISPIRFADFSQVAEAILAGEKKGLFLLLDQLSDVRNFGAIIRTAECTGVDAIIIPKSGGAPVTDDTIKTSAGAVFNIPICKVDHIKDAIFYLQGSGVQIVAATEKTDDLIYAVDFKDHTAIVMGSEGKGVTPGVLKLVDVKAKLPLSGKISSLNVSVACGAFLYEVVRQRY, translated from the coding sequence ATGAGCAAAGAAACGAATATATACGGTACACGGGCCATAATAGAAGCCATCAAAGCCAAAAAAGAAATAGGTAAAATATACCTCCAGAAAGGAATATCAAATCCTTTGAGCAAACAATTGGAGCACCTCATTAAAGATGAAGGAATCTCAGTTTCTTATGTTCCAGAGGAAAAACTTCACAAACTTTCTTCTCAAAACCATCAGGGCGCAATTGCAACCATCTCCCCTATTCGTTTTGCCGACTTTAGCCAGGTAGCCGAAGCCATCTTGGCCGGAGAAAAAAAAGGGCTCTTTTTATTACTGGATCAATTATCAGATGTGCGTAACTTTGGTGCCATTATACGTACTGCGGAATGTACAGGTGTTGATGCTATTATAATTCCTAAATCTGGTGGGGCTCCAGTCACTGATGATACTATTAAAACATCTGCTGGGGCGGTTTTCAATATTCCTATATGTAAAGTAGATCATATTAAAGATGCCATCTTTTATCTACAGGGATCTGGTGTTCAAATAGTCGCAGCTACCGAAAAAACCGACGATCTTATATATGCTGTGGACTTTAAAGACCATACCGCAATAGTTATGGGAAGTGAAGGAAAAGGGGTTACTCCTGGAGTTTTAAAACTAGTAGACGTCAAAGCGAAATTACCCCTGAGTGGTAAGATAAGCTCACTAAATGTTTCTGTTGCCTGCGGTGCATTTTTGTATGAAGTAGTCAGACAGCGTTACTAA